A genomic segment from Spinacia oleracea cultivar Varoflay chromosome 3, BTI_SOV_V1, whole genome shotgun sequence encodes:
- the LOC130470715 gene encoding uncharacterized protein, whose amino-acid sequence MSAIWLLLRYGSHSFDIRVGDMEKYRLLKLFLDIFEESVKQDVFLPSTFSLYVEGPCGKVELNDDKTLRLLWGWNWGKDTAEIWVEGTDKPGLVFRNAVATIENHRKEKERQLKERQEELLRAQREEEEAMRKQQEREDILREIQEQMEYTVAMEVPVVDCEDMKVEYVRVISKDDADEVFPGCSQPKQTQESPKKQPTPPKHTNHVASKSKGKDKPASKKLTPKRRASAKQPTPQKQPTPPKQPTKQPTPPPPPPPPQKEPTQPKQQQHTPPPEHPTSPPQQQQHTPPPEHPTSPPQHHTPPPPPQNPTPPQNNQTDEPNNQAPPDQAQPVKKKGGRARPEGFRVNKVTAKKAGTWVSKGKGKGRKGTGRSKTPGVFADVGEICSEEESEDSDYEESDSEQEDVLNDWIDSDVDDEVIPDDIPDLGFEDCLNGSSKMDKAYKNGKIWTDQPYGSIKLEPWLIFHDKATFHDMD is encoded by the coding sequence ATGAGTGCTATTTGGTTGTTACTACGTTATGGGTCACATAGTTTTGATATTAGAGTGGGAGACATGGAAAAATATCGTTTGTTGAAGTTGTTTCTTGATATCTTTGAGGAATCAGTTAAGCAAGATGTTTTTTTGCCTAGTACCTTTAGCTTGTATGTTGAGGGTCCTTGTGGTAAGGTTGAATTGAATGATGATAAGACTTTAAGGCTTCTGTGGGGATGGAATTGGGGTAAAGACACTGCTGAAATTTGGGTTGAGGGAACAGATAAACCAGGATTGGTGTTTAGGAATGCTGTTGCAACAATTGAGAATCATAGAAAGGAAAAAGAGAGACAACTTAAGGAGAGACAAGAGGAACTGTTGAGGGCTCaaagagaggaggaagaggCAATGAGGAAACAACAGGAAAGGGAGGACATTTTGAGGGAAATACAGGAACAAATGGAGTACACTGTGGCTATGGAGGTCCCTGTTGTTGATTGTGAGGACATGAAGGTTGAGTATGTGAGAGTCATTAGCAAAGATGATGCTGATGAGGTGTTTCCAGGTTGCTCTCAACCAAAACAAACACAAGAATCCCCAAAGAAACAACCCACCCCACCCAAACACACAAATCATGTTGCTTCTAAGTCAAAAGGCAAGGATAAGCCTGCTTCTAAGAAACTAACCCCTAAAAGGAGGGCATCAGCTAAACAACCCACCCCACAGAAACAACCCACCCCACCTAAACAACCCACCAAACAACCTacaccaccacccccaccaccCCCACCACAGAAAGAACCCACCCaaccaaaacaacaacaacacacaccacCACCAGAACATCCCACCTCtccaccacaacaacaacaacacacaccacCACCAGAACATCCCACCTCTCCACCACAACATCAcacccctccaccaccaccacaaaatCCCACTCCACCACAGAACAACCAAACTGATGAGCCTAACAATCAAGCACCACCTGATCAAGCTCAGCCAGTGAAAAAGAAGGGGGGCAGAGCTAGACCTGAGGGGTTTAGGGTTAACAAAGTCACTGCTAAGAAGGCTGGAACTTGGGTTTCCAAGGGAAAGGGAAAAGGGAGAAAGGGTACAGGAAGGTCTAAGACACCAGGGGTTTTTGCTGATGTTGGTGAGATATGTTCAGAAGAGGAGAGTGAGGATTCTGATTATGAGGAATCAGATTCTGAACAAGAGGATGTTCTGAATGATTGGATTGATtctgatgttgatgatgaggtGATTCCTGATGATATTCCTGATTTGGGGTTTGAGGATTGTCTAAATGGTTCCTCAAAGATGGATAAGGCCTATAAAAATGGCAAAATATGGACTGATCAACCATATGGGTCCATTAAGTTAGAACCCTGGTTGATCTTTCATGATAAGGCCACATTTCATGATATGGACTGA
- the LOC110784082 gene encoding zinc finger BED domain-containing protein RICESLEEPER 2 yields the protein MKSRKVDKSEEEQRAEASQLALAQWVCYSKLAPQAVISDSFKRLMRSLNPNISFKFETLESNCLKLFEEEQLKVKDAFSKHGGQISLSVDVLYDQTQYQEYLCLSAQFIDDDWKLRNWVISYCCDNGEDMFLITEAILKSLKEYNIESKVLTLTVGGDTDLADVVKEGIHKEKLPMNSQLFHVQCGCDIISRMVQIGLEEIDKIIDKVKLLSWSKSLPLWYLTTFKLSEALQLQEMGEFSSVKDDGFYELPSKEEWEKVRNMCKISDRIYEIVERLFEQKRPTPNLFLPHFQEIRAYLNKESSSSDEFVSFVAKKMLDFFNKYWDDTCLVLSSTAFLDPRYKMKFIEFCPSDSRGTTYLDNIRKVYDSYVMQCDQKEYVLSDSSSDSEDDEEEIEEEETEEGSETHAKKKPRDILENLSLLKEYCQAMESSENDKAQKTEFDMYLEEPIVPWKGNFSVLHWWKDNCTKYPQLSRMARDFLAIPMSVATSYDAYYTEQREPDSTLLSLKPGLMNALKCTRSWKLGAIKHK from the coding sequence ATGAAAAGCCGAAAGGTTGACAAATCTGAGGAAGAGCAACGAGCAGAAGCTTCTCAACTAGCCCTTGCACAGTGGGTTTGCTATAGTAAACTGGCACCTCAGGCAGTTATTAGTGACTCTTTCAAACGACTCATGCGTTCACTGAATCCAAACATATCCTTCAAGTTCGAGACCCTTGAGAGCAACTGCCTGAAGTTGTTCGAGGAAGAGCAACTTAAGGTGAAGGATGCTTTCTCAAAACATGGTGGACAGATCAGCCTCTCTGTGGATGTGCTTTATGATCAGACACAATATCAGGAATATCTGTGCTTAAGTGCTCAGTTCATTGATGATGATTGGAAACTGCGAAATTGGGTGATTAGTTATTGTTGTGATAACGGTGAGGATATGTTCCTAATAACTGAAGCTATTCTGAAGTCTCTGAAAGAGTACAATATTGAGAGCAAAGTACTTACTTTGACTGTTGGTGGTGATACTGACTTGGCTGATGTTGTGAAGGAGGGTATTCATAAGGAGAAACTCCCCATGAATAGCCAACTGTTTCATGTGCAGTGTGGGTGTGATATTATAAGTCGAATGGTTCAGATAGGATTGGAGGAGATTGATAAAATCATTGACAaagttaaattgttaagttGGTCCAAATCATTGCCCTTATGGTACCTCACAACTTTTAAGCTTTCAGAGGCCTTGCAATTGCAGGAAATGGGGGAGTTTTCTTCAGTTAAAGATGATGGTTTTTATGAATTACCATCAAAGGAAGAATGGGAGAAAGTCAGGAACATGTGCAAAATTTCTGATAGAATTTATGAGATTGTTGAAAGGTTATTTGAACAAAAGAGGCCTACACCTAATCTCTTTCTACCACACTTTCAGGAGATTCGAGCTTACCTTAACAAAGAATCAAGCAGTTCAGATGAATTTGTGAGCTTTGTGGCAAAGAAAATGCTTGATTTCTTCAACAAGTACTGGGATGATACGTGTTTAGTGCTTTCAAGTACTGCATTTCTTGATCCTCGTTACAAGATGAAGTTCATAGAATTCTGTCCGTCTGACTCAAGGGGAACTACTTATTTGGACAACATTCGCAAGGTATATGATAGCTATGTGATGCAATGTGATCAAAAGGAGTATGTATTGAGCGATTCGAGTTCTGATTCTGAAGATGATGAAGAGGAAATTGAGGAAGAGGAAACTGAAGAAGGGTCTGAAACACATGCCAAGAAAAAACCCCGTGACATTCTTGAAAACCTGAGTTTACTAAAAGAGTATTGTCAGGCAATGGAATCATCTGAGAATGATAAGGCTCAAAAGACTGAATTTGATATGTACTTAGAGGAGCCTATTGTGCCATGGAAGGGGAATTTCAGTGTGCTTCACTGGTGGAAAGATAACTGCACTAAGTATCCTCAGCTTTCAAGGATGGCTCGGGATTTTCTAGCTATTCCTATGTCTGTTGCTACTTCTTATGATGCGTACTACACTGAGCAAAGGGAACCTGATTCGACATTGTTGTCTCTGAAACCTGGACTGATGAATGCGTTGAAGTGCACCAGGAGCTGGAAACTTGGTGCTATAAAACATAAATGA